From Bordetella flabilis, the proteins below share one genomic window:
- the mdoH gene encoding glucans biosynthesis glucosyltransferase MdoH, whose product MNLKPNNSVPGTETVADYLDRLALPPQAKQAAIHSAAEAALEGRPALDAMHRSLSGDEAAEDPVLASGLARLRAADDDHPDIVARARQTPDSGVCLPTAPPLNRTPMSPEPWITNPLVRGWRRLRGEAPGTAEDYNATAPRMDPRWRLAGSRRRLVLLIMVAAQTAVATYYMKGVLPYQGKQVLEVGILFLFALLFCWVSAGFWTAMMGFLQLLIGRDRYSISSRGTPDAPIDPSARTAIVMPICNEDVARVFAGLRATYESLADTDVLDRFDIFVLSDSYQADICVAEQRAWVDLCKAVKGFGRIFYRRRRRRVKRKSGNIDDFCRRWGANYRYMVVLDADSVMTGECLKRLVQLMEASPDAGIIQSAPQASGMDSLYARIQQFATRVYGPLFTAGMHYWQLGESHYWGHNAIIRLAPFMRHCVLAPLPGKGSFAGAILSHDFVEAALMRRAGWGVWIAYDLPGSYEELPPNLLEELQRDQRWCHGNLMNFRLFFIRGFHPVHRAVFLTGVMSYLSAPLWFLFLLLSTALLAVHTLTEPQYFIEPRQLFPIWPQWHPDKAIALFSTTAVLLFLPKVLGVLLVWARGARLFGGRRRALSSMLQEVLFSMLLAPVRMLFHTRFVVAAFLGLSAKWISPARDNNETTWGDAFRRHGSQTLLGLCWAALVAWLNPVFLFWMTPILAALLLIIPLSVYSSRVDLGRRAYLARLFRIPEETQPPAELLATRRYTAQNRSVPHVPAFEDAVIDPAVNALACAVATGRHRPNGLNEAQRQGQVERAMEYGLDALGEAQKIKLLDDPVVLSRVHGAMWRSREDHAVSLRERTVRPSAQEIEAEAQVAL is encoded by the coding sequence ATGAACCTGAAGCCAAATAACAGCGTCCCGGGCACCGAGACCGTCGCGGATTACCTCGATCGCCTGGCGCTCCCCCCGCAAGCCAAGCAAGCCGCCATCCACAGCGCCGCCGAGGCGGCGCTGGAAGGCCGGCCCGCGCTGGATGCCATGCACCGCTCGTTGTCCGGTGACGAAGCCGCCGAAGATCCCGTGCTGGCATCCGGGCTGGCGCGCCTGCGCGCGGCCGACGACGACCATCCGGACATCGTCGCGCGCGCGCGCCAGACGCCGGACTCGGGCGTCTGCCTGCCCACGGCCCCGCCGCTGAACCGTACGCCCATGTCGCCGGAGCCCTGGATCACCAATCCGCTCGTGCGGGGCTGGCGCCGGCTGCGCGGCGAGGCGCCGGGCACCGCCGAAGACTACAACGCCACCGCACCGCGCATGGATCCGCGCTGGCGCCTGGCGGGCAGCCGGCGCCGCCTGGTGCTGTTGATCATGGTGGCGGCGCAGACTGCGGTGGCTACCTACTATATGAAGGGCGTGCTGCCCTACCAGGGCAAGCAGGTCCTGGAAGTCGGCATCCTGTTTCTCTTCGCGCTGCTGTTCTGTTGGGTATCGGCCGGGTTCTGGACGGCCATGATGGGGTTCCTGCAATTGCTGATCGGCCGCGACCGCTACAGCATTTCCTCACGCGGCACCCCGGACGCGCCCATCGATCCCTCGGCGCGGACAGCGATCGTCATGCCGATCTGCAACGAGGACGTGGCGCGCGTGTTCGCCGGCCTGCGGGCGACCTACGAGTCGCTGGCGGATACCGACGTCCTGGACCGCTTCGATATCTTCGTCCTGAGCGACAGCTACCAGGCGGATATCTGCGTCGCCGAGCAGCGTGCCTGGGTGGACCTGTGCAAGGCGGTGAAAGGCTTCGGGCGCATTTTCTATCGCCGGCGCCGCCGCCGCGTGAAGCGCAAAAGCGGCAATATCGACGACTTCTGCCGCCGCTGGGGTGCCAATTACCGCTATATGGTGGTGCTGGACGCCGACAGCGTGATGACCGGCGAATGCCTGAAGCGTCTGGTGCAACTGATGGAAGCCAGCCCCGACGCCGGCATTATCCAGAGCGCCCCCCAGGCCAGCGGCATGGACAGCCTGTACGCCCGCATCCAGCAGTTCGCCACGCGCGTCTACGGGCCGCTGTTCACCGCCGGCATGCACTACTGGCAACTGGGCGAATCGCACTACTGGGGGCACAACGCCATCATCCGGCTGGCGCCCTTCATGCGGCATTGCGTGCTTGCGCCCTTGCCCGGCAAGGGCTCTTTCGCGGGCGCCATCCTGTCGCATGACTTCGTGGAAGCCGCACTGATGCGGCGAGCGGGCTGGGGCGTGTGGATCGCCTACGATCTTCCGGGCAGCTACGAGGAATTGCCCCCGAACCTCCTGGAGGAGCTGCAGCGCGACCAGCGATGGTGCCATGGCAACCTGATGAACTTCCGCCTGTTTTTCATCCGCGGCTTTCATCCGGTGCACCGCGCGGTCTTCCTGACCGGCGTGATGTCCTATCTGTCGGCGCCGCTCTGGTTCCTGTTCCTCCTGCTGTCTACGGCTTTGCTGGCCGTCCATACGCTGACCGAGCCGCAGTACTTCATCGAGCCCAGGCAGTTGTTCCCCATCTGGCCGCAATGGCATCCCGACAAGGCCATCGCGCTGTTCTCGACGACCGCCGTACTGCTGTTCCTGCCGAAGGTCCTGGGCGTCCTGCTGGTATGGGCCCGTGGCGCGCGCCTGTTTGGCGGACGCCGGCGTGCCCTGTCCAGCATGCTGCAGGAAGTGCTGTTTTCCATGCTGCTGGCACCGGTGCGCATGCTATTCCACACACGTTTCGTGGTGGCCGCCTTTCTCGGGCTGTCGGCGAAATGGATATCGCCCGCGCGCGACAACAACGAGACGACCTGGGGCGATGCCTTCAGGCGGCACGGCTCCCAGACGCTGCTGGGATTATGCTGGGCCGCTCTGGTCGCATGGCTGAATCCCGTCTTCCTTTTCTGGATGACGCCGATATTGGCCGCGCTGCTGCTGATCATTCCGCTGTCGGTGTACTCCAGCCGCGTCGACCTCGGTCGGCGTGCCTACCTGGCCCGGCTGTTCCGCATCCCGGAGGAAACCCAGCCGCCCGCGGAACTGCTGGCGACGCGGCGCTATACGGCGCAGAACCGCAGCGTCCCCCACGTCCCCGCCTTCGAGGATGCGGTCATTGACCCGGCCGTGAACGCGCTGGCCTGCGCTGTCGCGACGGGGCGTCACCGGCCCAATGGGCTGAACGAGGCGCAGCGGCAGGGGCAGGTGGAACGCGCCATGGAGTATGGCCTGGACGCACTGGGCGAAGCGCAGAAAATCAAGCTGCTGGACGATCCGGTCGTATTGAGCCGAGTCCATGGGGCCATGTGGCGCAGCCGCGAGGACCATGCGGTGTCGCTGCGCGAGCGGACGGTGCGCCCGAGCGCCCAGGAAATCGAGGCCGAAGCACAAGTGGCCTTGTAG